CCCGGTCCACGTGGTGGTCGCCGAGTACGGCGCGGCGTACGGCCATCCCGGCGCCGTGCCGCGTGGCGTCCCCGACGTTCACCGCGCTCGCCCCGGCCGGGGACGTCGCTTCGAGGTGGTTCAGCAGCGCGGCGAGCACCGGCGCGGGGCGTTCGGCGTTCGCCAGATGCGCGGCTCCCGCGATCTCCGTGAGGCTCGCGCCCGGGATGCCGTCGGCGATCGTACGGGCGTGCGACGGCGGGGCCGCCGGGTCGTCGCGGCCGGCGACGACGAGGGTCGGGACCGTCACGGCCGCCAGCTCGTCGCGCAGGTCGTGTTCGGCGACGGCCAGGCAGCAGGCCGCGTACGACTTGTCGTCCGCCGTCCGCAGATCGTCCACGAGCGCCGAGCCGGGCGGGGTGTCTTCGAAGCCGGGCGCGAACCAGACGCCCGGCCGGCTCGCCACCAGCGACTCCGTACCCCTGGCGAGGACGGTCGCCGCACGGTCCCGCCAGCTGTCGGGGGCGCCGAAGTACGCGGACGAGCAGAGCACGGCGAGGGAGACGAGGCGGTCGGGGTGGTGCACGGCCAGACGCAGGCCCACCGCGCCGCCCAGCGAGATCCCCGCGTACGCGAACCGCTCCCAGCCCTGTTCGTCGGCCAGCCGTACCACCTGTTCCGCAAGGGCGGCGACGGAGACGGCGGGCGCCGACGCGGGGACGGAGCCGCCGTGGCCCGGCAGGTCCCAGCGCAGGACGCGGTGGTCGCGGGCGAGAGCCGCCAGTTGGGGTTCCCATACGCGCATGGACGTGCCGAGGGACGGTCCGAGGATCAGCGGCGCCCCGTCGGCCGGGCCGTCGAGCCGGGAGTGGGGAAGGCGGAGCTCCGCCGTCGGGTCGGTCATCGGGGGTCCTCCGAGTCGTCCGTCGAAGCGTCGTCGGTGAGCGCGGCCTCCGCCAACGCGCGCCCCGCGGCGGCGTGTTCGGCGAGCGCGCGGTCCACGAGCGCGGGGGCGGAGCCCGTGTAGCCCGCCGGGTCGGTGAGGGCGTGCAGCCGCGCGTCGCCTATCAGCTCGGCGACCCCCGGGTCGGTCTCCGTCAGCGCCTGTGCGAGCGGGATGCCGGCACGCTCCGCGAGGCGGCCGGCCGCGCCCACCACTTCCTTCGCACGGGTCCGGCCGACGGCCGGGATCAGGGCCGTCACGAGCCGTTCGCTCACCAGCAGTCCATGGGTGAGCCCGAGGTTGTCCCGCATCCGGTCGGGGAACACCCGCAGGCCGTGGGCGAGTTCGGCGGCGTCGTGGGCGGCTCCGCCGGTCAGCCGCAGCAGCTCGCGCAGCGGCTGCCACTCGGCGTGCCAGGGTCCCGCGGGGCGTTCGTCCTCGGCGACGAGAGCCCCGAGCAGTATGGAGGCGAGAGCGGGTGCCTGCCGCGCGGCGGCGGCGATCAGGGTGGCCCGCACCGGATTGCGCTTGTGCGGCATCGCGGACGAACCGCCGCCGCGCGCCTCGGCGACCTCGCCGGTCTCGGTCCGGGACAGCACGAGCACATCGGCGGCCACCTTCCCGAGCGCCCCCGCCGCGAAGGCGAGCGCCGCGCCGAGATCGGCGACGGGGGTACGCAGGGTGTGCCACGGCAGCGTCGGTTCGGCGAGGGGGAGCTGATCGGCGTACGCGGCGAGGAGCCGTACTCCGGTGTCGCTCCGGGACGCGCCCCGGGGCGCCTCCGCCGCCTGGACCTCTTCCGGGCTCCCGTCCTCGGGCGCGGGGCCGGTCCCCGGCCCCGGTTCGGGCTCCAGCCCCGGCTCGGGCTCGAACCCCCGCTCGGGCTCGAACCCCGGCTCGAACCCCGGCTCGGAACTCGGGTCGGCCCCGGCCGGATACTCCGGCAACGGCTCGGGAGGGCTGTCCACCGTGGAGTCGAGCGCACCGGTCAGGTCGTAGACGGGCTCGCAGGACGCGGCGGTGGAGGTCCTCTCCGGCCGGCCGTCCACCGCGTCGTCGACCTGGGCGAAAGCCGCCAACGTCCCTGCCGCGCCGCCCAGTTGGACCGGCAGCCGGACGGCGGCCAGCCTGGTACGGGCATCGCGTACGGACGAGAGCCAGCCCGCGGCCTTCAGCCCGAACGTCGTCGGAACCGCGTGCTGCGTGAGGGTGCGACCCGCCATCGGGGTGGTGCGGTGGGCCGTGGCCAGAACGGCGAGCGCGTCCGCCGTACGGTCCAGGTCCGCCAGGATCAGCGGCCCCGTACGCGTGGCGACCAGCATCATCGCCGTGTCCACGATGTCCTGGCTGGTCGCGCCCCGGTGGACGTACTGCGCCGCGTCACTGCCGCCGCCCGCCCTCGCGTCCTCCTCGTCCGCCGCCGCCGTCAGATCCGCCACCAGGGGAATCACCGGATTGCCCCCGGCGCGCGCCCGCAGCGCCACGTCCCGTACGTCGAACCGCCCCGCCGTCCCGGCCGCCGCCGTGATCACCTCGGCCGCCGCCATCGGGGTGAGCCCGACCGCCGCCTGCGCGCGGGCCAGCGCCGCCTCGGCGTCCAGCATCGCGCGCAGGAAGGCGGCGTCGCCGGTCGCCGCCTCGGCGGCGGATCCCGCCCGGCCGGGCGAGAGCAGCCCGGCGTCGGAGGCGGGACCCGCGTCGGAGGCGTGATCCGGGTGGTTCGGGTCGTCTGAGTGGTCCGGATCGTCCGGTCGGTGGTCAGCGGAAGTCAAGGAAAACCGTCTCCTCGTCGCCCTGGAGCCTGATGTCGAAGCGGTACGCGCCGGGCGTGGGCCCGGCCTTCGCCATCAGGGTCCCCCGCCGGTCCGCGTCCAGCGAGGCGAGCAGCGGATCGGCGGGACGCGCCCCGGCCGAACCCGCCTCCGCGTCCTGCGGCACATACAGGCGGGTATAGAGGTGCCGGGTCAGCCCCCGCGCGAAGACGCACACACTGAGGTACGGGGCGTGCCCCGGCCGCGCGCCCGGCCGCAGCGTCCGCGCCGCCCACCGCCCGTCGGCGTCCGTCGCGACCCGCCCCCAGCCCGTGAACGTGACACCGTCCCGGCCCGCGTGACCGCCGGTCACCTGGTCCCGCCGCATCGATCCCGGCAGCCGCACCGGTTCACCCGCCGGGTCCGGCTGCCACAGCTCCAGCAGGGCGTCCGGCACCGGCGCGCCCGCGCCGTCGTACACGCGCCCGTGCACGGAGATCGCGTCCGGGTGGCCGACGGGCGCCATGTCGCCGCCGCCGGGGAAGGGCAGCGCGTAGCCGTAGAAGGGGCCGACCGTGTGAGACGGCGTGGCGCCGCCGGCCAGGCCGGTGCCGTGAGCGGAGTCGTACGCACTCATCGCTGTCCTTCCTCGGTCCAGGTGGCGGACGGGCCGTCCAGCACGATGTCCCAGCGATAGCCGAGCGCCCACTTGGACCGCGAGAGCCCGTGGTCGTACGTCCCCACCAGCCGCTGACGCGCGGCCTCGTCCGGGACGGAGCGGAGGATCGGGTCGTGGGCGAGCAGCGGGTCGCCCGGGAAGTACATCTGCGTCACGAGGCGCTGGGTGAAGGCCGTACCGAAGAGCGAGAAGTGCAGATGCGCCGGGCGCCACGCGTTGTGGTGGTTGCCCCACGGATACGCGCCGGGCTTGATCGTCGTGAAGCGGTAGCCGCCGTCGTCGTCCGTCAGCGTCCGGCCCACCCCGGTGAAGTGCGGGTCCAGCGGCGCCGGATGGCGGTCGCGCTGGTGCGCGTACCGCCCGGCCGCGTTCGCCTGCCACAGCTCGACCAGCTGGCCCCGCACGGGACGGCCCGAGCGGTCCAGCAGCCGGCCGGAGACCGTGATGCGCTCGCCGAGAGGCTCCCCGACGTGCTGGGCCGTCAGGTCCGCGTCGAGATCGGTGACGTCGCTGTGTCCGAACACCGGGCCGTACAGCTCGACGGCTTCGGGGTCACCCGCCACGACCACCGGTGGCCGCTTCGGATGGCGCAACAGCGTGCTGCGGTACGGCGGGTAGTCGCGCGGCGGATGGTGCGCGGGGGGTGCGCCGGCCGCGGGCATCGAGGGGGACCTGCGCGTGGCGGGTCGCCACGCCCGTATCCGCACCGTGTGAAGGCCGCCTCCCGCCTCCCGCCTCCCGTCACCTGCTCGACCGCTCGCCCGCTCGGAAGCCCGCGCCGCCCACCTCCACCCGGCCGTACGGGGTCGTACGGGGCTATATGGGGCTTACGCCGACGCCGACGCCGCGCGTTCGGCGACCGGCCGCCGCCGCAGCGACGGGTCGGCCAGCACGGGCGCCGTCCAGGCGCCGTCCGGGTGGTAGACGTTCGTCCCCGGCGTCACGATCTCGTCGATCCGGTCGAGCGTCGCGTCGTCCAGGGTGAGCGAGGCGCCCGCCAGCAGACCGTCCAACTGCTCCATCGTGCGCGGGCCGATGATGACCGACGTCACGGCCGGATGCGCGACGGCGAAGGCGACCGCCAGCTCGGGCAGCGTGCAGCCGATGCTCTCGGCCAGCGCGGCCAGCTGCTCGACGATCTCCAGCTTGGCGATGGTCACCGGGGACGCGGGATCGAACCGGGCCGGGGTGAGCGCGGCGCGGCCCACGGTCAGGTCGATGGCGCCGCCCTTGCGGTACTTGCCCGTGAGGAAGCCGGAGGCGAGCGGACTCCACGTCAGCACGCCCATCCCGTACCGCTGACAGACCGGCAGCACCGACGTCTCGACGCCACGCGCCAGGATCGAGTACGGCGGCTGCTCCGTACGGAACCGGTGGAGCGCGCGGCGCTCGGCCACGACATGCGACTCGACGATCTCCTCGGCGGGGAACGTCGAGCAGCCGAAGGCGCGGATCTTGCCCTGTGTCACCAGATCGGTCAGCGCGGAGAGCGTCTCCTCGATGTCCGTCGTGTGGTCGGGCCGGTGGATCTGGTAGAGGTCGATCCACTCGGTGTCCAGCCGCTTCAGGCTCTCCTCCACCTCCCTGACGATCCAGCGGCGCGAGTTGCCGCCCTGGTTGCGGCCCTCGCCCATCGGGAAGTGCACCTTGGTCGCGAGTACGACGTCGTCCCGGCGGCCCTTGAGCGCCTTGCCGACGATTTCCTCGGACTCACCGGTGGAGTACATGTCCGCCGTGTCG
The nucleotide sequence above comes from Streptomyces sp. NBC_01716. Encoded proteins:
- a CDS encoding aldo/keto reductase: MRYRTLGGTGIEVSVHCLGTMMFGSVGNRDHDDCVRIIHSAVDRGVNFLDTADMYSTGESEEIVGKALKGRRDDVVLATKVHFPMGEGRNQGGNSRRWIVREVEESLKRLDTEWIDLYQIHRPDHTTDIEETLSALTDLVTQGKIRAFGCSTFPAEEIVESHVVAERRALHRFRTEQPPYSILARGVETSVLPVCQRYGMGVLTWSPLASGFLTGKYRKGGAIDLTVGRAALTPARFDPASPVTIAKLEIVEQLAALAESIGCTLPELAVAFAVAHPAVTSVIIGPRTMEQLDGLLAGASLTLDDATLDRIDEIVTPGTNVYHPDGAWTAPVLADPSLRRRPVAERAASASA
- the pcaG gene encoding protocatechuate 3,4-dioxygenase subunit alpha, with product MSAYDSAHGTGLAGGATPSHTVGPFYGYALPFPGGGDMAPVGHPDAISVHGRVYDGAGAPVPDALLELWQPDPAGEPVRLPGSMRRDQVTGGHAGRDGVTFTGWGRVATDADGRWAARTLRPGARPGHAPYLSVCVFARGLTRHLYTRLYVPQDAEAGSAGARPADPLLASLDADRRGTLMAKAGPTPGAYRFDIRLQGDEETVFLDFR
- a CDS encoding lyase family protein, whose amino-acid sequence is MLDAEAALARAQAAVGLTPMAAAEVITAAAGTAGRFDVRDVALRARAGGNPVIPLVADLTAAADEEDARAGGGSDAAQYVHRGATSQDIVDTAMMLVATRTGPLILADLDRTADALAVLATAHRTTPMAGRTLTQHAVPTTFGLKAAGWLSSVRDARTRLAAVRLPVQLGGAAGTLAAFAQVDDAVDGRPERTSTAASCEPVYDLTGALDSTVDSPPEPLPEYPAGADPSSEPGFEPGFEPERGFEPEPGLEPEPGPGTGPAPEDGSPEEVQAAEAPRGASRSDTGVRLLAAYADQLPLAEPTLPWHTLRTPVADLGAALAFAAGALGKVAADVLVLSRTETGEVAEARGGGSSAMPHKRNPVRATLIAAAARQAPALASILLGALVAEDERPAGPWHAEWQPLRELLRLTGGAAHDAAELAHGLRVFPDRMRDNLGLTHGLLVSERLVTALIPAVGRTRAKEVVGAAGRLAERAGIPLAQALTETDPGVAELIGDARLHALTDPAGYTGSAPALVDRALAEHAAAGRALAEAALTDDASTDDSEDPR
- the pcaH gene encoding protocatechuate 3,4-dioxygenase subunit beta — encoded protein: MPAAGAPPAHHPPRDYPPYRSTLLRHPKRPPVVVAGDPEAVELYGPVFGHSDVTDLDADLTAQHVGEPLGERITVSGRLLDRSGRPVRGQLVELWQANAAGRYAHQRDRHPAPLDPHFTGVGRTLTDDDGGYRFTTIKPGAYPWGNHHNAWRPAHLHFSLFGTAFTQRLVTQMYFPGDPLLAHDPILRSVPDEAARQRLVGTYDHGLSRSKWALGYRWDIVLDGPSATWTEEGQR
- the pcaDC gene encoding bifunctional 3-oxoadipate enol-lactonase/4-carboxymuconolactone decarboxylase PcaDC, producing MTDPTAELRLPHSRLDGPADGAPLILGPSLGTSMRVWEPQLAALARDHRVLRWDLPGHGGSVPASAPAVSVAALAEQVVRLADEQGWERFAYAGISLGGAVGLRLAVHHPDRLVSLAVLCSSAYFGAPDSWRDRAATVLARGTESLVASRPGVWFAPGFEDTPPGSALVDDLRTADDKSYAACCLAVAEHDLRDELAAVTVPTLVVAGRDDPAAPPSHARTIADGIPGASLTEIAGAAHLANAERPAPVLAALLNHLEATSPAGASAVNVGDATRHGAGMAVRRAVLGDHHVDRAVARTTAFTAPFQDFITRYAWAEIWTRPGLDRRTRSCVTLTALVAGGHHDELAMHVRAAVRNGLSREEIREVLLQSAVYCGVPAANKAFSIADDVLSEHA